Genomic window (Prosthecochloris aestuarii DSM 271):
GTTGGTTTCATTGACCTGAACGATTTTTTCGGCTACGAGAAATTTGTGCAGTGAGCGTATGGCTGAAATGTTTCTTGCTATCGAGCGAGCTTCCATGCCTGTTGCTGAGAGGGTATGGATAAACTCTCTGATGTCATCGAGTTTGATTGATTCGACAGCCTTTTGCTGCTGCTGCATGTAGAGCAGGTAACGGCTGAGGTCGTTGGTATAGGATTGTCTTGTATTGACCGAGAAGTTTCTTTCAAGCGTCAGGTAGTTGAGAAAACTGTCGAGGTGGTCAATGTAGGGGAATTCCAGATTTGTCATGCTTTTCAGGCTTGTTTTCTCAATCGCTGGGCAAATCCGCCGTCGAACCCCTCGTGATCGCCGGGAAGCGTGAGATAGGCGCCAGGATGTCCTGATAGTTCATGGCAGGGCCCCGGCAAGCCACGGGGATGGCTTTCTGCTATGAATTCAGGGTGTTTCTGCAGAAAACGATCAATCTGCAGCATGTTTTCCTCTTCTTCGATCGAACAGGTTGAATAGACCAGCACTCCTCCAGCAGGAAGCAGTGTAGCCGCGTGATTCAGGAGGCTTTCCTGGAGCGCGACGAGTTGCGTGATTTTTTCCCGGTTCATTTTCCATCGCAATTCGGGTCGCCGGGCAAGAACGCCGGTGCCGCTGCATGGGGCGTCAAGGAGAATTTTTGCAGGGCTTATCCCGGCAGGAACGTTTCTGGCATCACTGTCGATGGTTGTAATTACCGAGATGGCCATCTGAGAGGCACGCTCACGTATCGTACGGCATTTGTTGGGGTAGCGATCGACGGCAATGACTTTTCCGCTGTTATGCATCAGTTCTGCCAGAAAGGTTGATTTTCCTCCTGGTGCTGCGCACATGTCGAGAACGGTTTCTCCTTCTTCGGGGTCAAGCAGAAGACATGGCAGAGCCTGAACAGGGTTCTGCACTGTGAGCAGGCCTAGTGTGATAAAGGGTTCAGTACGGTGGAAATCTTTTGTCAGAAGGAACGATGGCAAGCCGGTTTCAATGAATTCTACCGATGCGTCAGCAAAGGCTTTCAGCATGGCTTCCTTGTTTGTTTTCAGGGTGTTGATGCGCAATCCGAAGAGGGGCGGGGTATTGTTATAGCTCGTTACCCTTCTGGTACGATCTTCACCATAGCGCGCCATCCATCGTTCAAGCATCCATTCCGGATGTGACGTTGCTGCGGCAAGCTGCTGCAGCGGGTTCTGCATTTCCAGCGATGAGACTGTTTTCTGCGGATTGGCAGCGACACTGCGCAACACTCCGTTAACTATGCGTGCAATGTGCTGCCCTTTGTATTTTCTGGCCAGATCGACACACTGGCTGACTGCTGCCCAATCAGGAATCCTGTCAAGATATCGGAGCTGGTAGACTCCAATCCGTAGAATATTGACCAGAAAAGGAGAGGCTTTTTTCAGCTTATGATGATAGAACGCGGTGATGATGCTGTCGATGCTCTGTCGGAATCGAAGGATACCGTTAACCAGTTCTGTCGCAAGGGCGCTGTCATTGCGGGCTGTTTTGTATTTGTTGAGATAGCGGTGTAATGCCTGTTCTGATTTGACCTCTTCACGTTCACATTCAACGAGCGTCAGGAGTGCTATTTCTCGTGCATTTATTGACGTTTTTTTTTGCATAGGTTCTATACTGAGTGTCTTTGATTCCTGCGTTGCAGGACGCACTGACTCCACTTAAGCAGCGGCTGGCGTCCGACCAGGTGAGTTTCCATATGTTATAAGCCTCATTGCCCCGCAGGACAGAGCATTAAGATAGAAGATGTATCTTGAAAAAACATGATAAAGCGCAATGATCACAAATCTGTTGAAAGGGGTGGATGATTTGTAAAATAGTATTCTCTGTCGTAGATTAGCTCAACCAGCAAAGTTCTTCTGAGAGAATTTTTTAAGCTGTCATCCAGAAAGGTGGAGGGACTGGCCCTGAGAAGCCTTGGCAACCGTCATTCGTGATTGGTGCCAATTCCAACCCGGAGAGCTGTCCGGGAAAAGATGATGGTATGTGCCTGCAGCATGTAAGTATTCATACCCTTCTTTTTTTGCTTTTCACATGTGCCTGTTTTCCTTCCTGTTGTTGTTCCGGACGATAGTGTAACGCCTAAATATCGTTCATCATGTCGAAAAGTACCCCTCCATACCGTTTCGAAACACTTCAGGTTCATGCCGGACAGGAACCCGATCCCGTAACCCGTTCAAGGGCCGTACCGATCTATCAGACCACCTCGTATGTTTTTGACAGCGCTGAGCACGGGGCTGATCTTTTTGCGCTGAAGGAGTTCGGTAACATCTATACGCGCCTTATGAATCCGACAACCGATGTTCTTGAGAAGCGACTTGCTGCGCTTGAAGGGGGAAAGGCGGCTCTGGCGGTAGCGAGCGGTCATTCCGCACAGTTTATTGCGCTTGGCAATATCTGCAGCTCCGGAGACTCGATCGTCTCCTCTCCTTTTCTCTATGGTGGCTCTTATAATCAGTTCAAAGTCTCATTTCAGCGACTCGGGATCAATGTCAGATTCAGTGCGGATCTCAATCCTGACAACATTCGTGCATGCATTGATGAGACCACCAGGGCGATCTATCTTGAGTCAATTGGTAATCCGGCTTTCCATGTGCCGGATTTTGAGGCTATTGCAGCAATTGCTCACGAATTCGCCATACCCCTCATTGTCGACAATACGTTCGGATGTGGCGGCTATCTCTGCCGTCCTCTGGACCATGGTGCCGATATCGTTGTTGCTTCGGCTACTAAATGGATCGGCGGCCATGGCACATCGATGGGCGGCATTATTGTTGATGCAGGGCGTTTTGACTGGGGTTCCGGAAAATTTGCTGAATTCAGCGAACCATCGCCGGGGTATCACGGTCTGAAATTTCATGAAACGTTTGGTGAACTCGCCTTCATAATTCGTTGCAGAGTCGAAGGCCTCAGGGATTTTGGGCCTGCCATAAGCCCGTTTAATTCGTTTTTGCTCTTGCAGGGTCTTGAAACCCTCTCGCTCAGGGTCCAGCGCCATGCCGACAATACGATGGCTCTTGCACGGTGGCTCGTTGAGCATCCTGCTGTTGCGTGGGTGAATTATCCTGGTCTCAGCAATCATCCGACCTATGATGCTGCATCGAGATACCTCCGCAATGGTTATGGTTGCGTTCTGGCCTTCGGGTTGAATGCAGGCTATGATGGAGCGGTTCGTTTTATCGATAGCGTCCGCCTGGCGAGCCATCTTGCCAATGTAGGCGATGCTAAAACGCTGGTCATTCATCCGGCCTCTACCACTCATCAGCAGTTGTCGGCTGACGAACAGCTGTCAGCAGGGGTGAAGCGCGACATGATCAGGGTATCGGTCGGTATTGAGCATATTGACGATATTCGGGAGGATTTTGAGCAGGCATTTTCAAAACTGCAGTAATTGTTTATGAACTATATCAAGCCCATATCGAAGCATACAGGTTTTTTTGTCTCGCGTCAACCTTTTACTCTCGAATCTGGCGGTGTTTTGCCTGAGGTTACCGTAGCATACAGGACATGGGGCAGATTGAACCGTGACCGGAGCAATGCTGTTCTTGTCTGTCATGCCTTGACCGGTTCAGCTGATGCAGATGAGTGGTGGCCGGGTATGTTCGGAAAG
Coding sequences:
- the rsmB gene encoding 16S rRNA (cytosine(967)-C(5))-methyltransferase RsmB, which codes for MQKKTSINAREIALLTLVECEREEVKSEQALHRYLNKYKTARNDSALATELVNGILRFRQSIDSIITAFYHHKLKKASPFLVNILRIGVYQLRYLDRIPDWAAVSQCVDLARKYKGQHIARIVNGVLRSVAANPQKTVSSLEMQNPLQQLAAATSHPEWMLERWMARYGEDRTRRVTSYNNTPPLFGLRINTLKTNKEAMLKAFADASVEFIETGLPSFLLTKDFHRTEPFITLGLLTVQNPVQALPCLLLDPEEGETVLDMCAAPGGKSTFLAELMHNSGKVIAVDRYPNKCRTIRERASQMAISVITTIDSDARNVPAGISPAKILLDAPCSGTGVLARRPELRWKMNREKITQLVALQESLLNHAATLLPAGGVLVYSTCSIEEEENMLQIDRFLQKHPEFIAESHPRGLPGPCHELSGHPGAYLTLPGDHEGFDGGFAQRLRKQA
- a CDS encoding O-acetylhomoserine aminocarboxypropyltransferase/cysteine synthase family protein produces the protein MSKSTPPYRFETLQVHAGQEPDPVTRSRAVPIYQTTSYVFDSAEHGADLFALKEFGNIYTRLMNPTTDVLEKRLAALEGGKAALAVASGHSAQFIALGNICSSGDSIVSSPFLYGGSYNQFKVSFQRLGINVRFSADLNPDNIRACIDETTRAIYLESIGNPAFHVPDFEAIAAIAHEFAIPLIVDNTFGCGGYLCRPLDHGADIVVASATKWIGGHGTSMGGIIVDAGRFDWGSGKFAEFSEPSPGYHGLKFHETFGELAFIIRCRVEGLRDFGPAISPFNSFLLLQGLETLSLRVQRHADNTMALARWLVEHPAVAWVNYPGLSNHPTYDAASRYLRNGYGCVLAFGLNAGYDGAVRFIDSVRLASHLANVGDAKTLVIHPASTTHQQLSADEQLSAGVKRDMIRVSVGIEHIDDIREDFEQAFSKLQ